The genomic window TGCGGTGGATTTTGTTGCTGGTGGCACCTTTGCTATTGATGGTCACCAAGAGCGGGTAGGAGAGAGCATTTTTCTCTTTGCTCCTAGTTGTGTCACGGTTTCCAATACCAGTTATGACGAGGCTTCTGCGCCATCGATGGTGAGCCAGGATCACGATTCAGTACCGTCATCGTCTCAACAAACTGGTGCGGCGCCTGTTCCGGCCTGGGAGGCCACCAGCGCTGGTGGCCTCTAATCACTCCATGCCCTGCTCTTTGGGGGTAATCGGCCTGGGTCGAATGGCCCAGGCTCTTGTTTTGCCGTTGTTGAAGCAGGGAGAGCTTGCTCCGCAGCAGCTTGTTGCGGTTGTGGGCTGTGGCGCAAGTGTTGAACGTCTCGCAGATCAGTTGCCAATCGGTCTGCGTTTGAAAGCTGCAGATGATCCCACTGCGGCAGAGGCATGGATGGCGCCCATTCAATTGCTAGCGGTGAAACCGCAGCAGCTTGACCAGATAGCGGCTTCAGCAGCTCGTCTTAAGAAAACTGCAGATGGGCCGCACCTGTTGATTTCTGTGCTTGCTGGCGTGAGCTTGGCGCGTTTGCAGCAGGCTTTCCCCGCTCATGCCTGTGTGCGTGCCGTTCCAAATACCCCTGCCTTGGTTGGCGCTGGGCTTACTGGATTGTCTTGGGGAGAGGGCGTCACGCCAGAGCAACGCCTAGCGGTTGAGCGATTGTTTTTGCCGGTGAGCGAGGTGCTGGAATTGCCGGAGTCGCAGCTGGATGCTTTTTTGGCGTTGACGTCATCCGGCCCTGCCTATGTGGCACTGGTGGCTGAGGCGATGGCTGATGGTGCAGTAGCGGCAGGCCTGCCGAGATCCTTGGCCCATCATCTTGCCCATCGCACCCTTGCTGGCACAGCCGCCTTGCTTAAGCAGCAGAAACTGCATCCTGCGGAGCTTAAAGACATGGTGACCTCTCCGGGTGGCACCACGATTGCCGCACTGCGCAAGCTTGAGCGGGCAGGGGTTCGTTCTGCTTTGATTGAGGCGGTTGTTGCAGCTGCTCAACGTAGCCGTGAACTGGCTTGAGTTAGGCCGCCATCTTTGTCGCTCCTAATAAGCCGCGGTAGAGCGTTTCCAGGTCATCGATGTTGCGGGTGATGGTGTATCGCTCCAGCACGCGCATACGGGCGCGGCGGCCCAGTTCGGCTGTTAGTACGGGCTGATCGCGGAGCACCGGCAGCAGGGTGCGTAATTGGCTGGTGACACCCTGTGTGCTTAAGACGATGCCTGCACCGCCATCCAACACTTCCCCATCAGCCCCGGCGTCTGTGGCCACGCAGGCTGTACCTGTTGCCATCGCCTCTAGTAGTGCCAGAGATAGACCTTCGACCAGGCTTGGCAGCATGAAGACTTCAGCGCATTGCAGTAGGGCCACCTTGGTATTGAGATCTGACTCATAGCCCCACCAGAGCACGTCGTTTTCTTTTGTTGGGGTTGAGTTGTTTTGCAGGGTCGAACGCAGAGGGCCATCGCCAACGATGACCAGTCGGCAGCCCTTGGTCTCTACCAGCCGCCAAGCGCGCAGCAGTGCCTCCACATTTTTTTCTGCTGCGATGCGTCCCATGTAGAGGAAAATTCGTTCATTCCCCACACGTCCAAGCACCTCTTGCTGCATTGGGTTGCTGCATTGGGGACTTGTTGGTGCCCAACATTCAGGATCGACTCCGTTGGGGATCACGGCGAGTCGTTGTTCCTGTACTCCAAGTTTGGTAAGAACCTCAGCTTGCAGCTCGGAGAAGACGATTACCTTGTCATAGCGAGCCAGGGCAGGGGCGTAGAGCTGATACGTGAGCTGTTGTGTGCCAGCCGTGAGGTGGCGCATGCCGCTATCAAATGGTGGGTGGAAAGTTGCCACTAATGGCACACCGATTTGCTCGCAGAGTTCTGGCAGCCGGAAGTCGAGGGGGGAAAGGGTGAGGCTGGCGTGGACGAGATCGGGTTGCAGCCTTTCTAATGATTCTCTGAGTTCTCGCTGCGCTCCAGGGAAGGGAATGGTGTAAACCTGTGACTTCACTAGGTATGGAAGGCTCACTTCTGGGTCATTGGCCAACAGTGCGCTCTCGCCGTTGCTAAGGCCGCCTGGAGTGTCGAAGTGAATAAAACTGGTCTGATGGCCGCGTTGTCTTAGGGCCTCAGTCGTATTGAGACCGTAGGTGACGTTGCCGCAGAACGGTGTTTTTTTGCCTAGCCAGGCAATGTGAGCCACCTGCTGCAATCCTCCTGCCGAATGTGAAAGCTAGCAGCGCTGCCAAGGGCGCTCTAATAAAGCTGCTACTAGGGCCAGTGCAGCAAGCAACCACAGCACTGGCACGAGCCCATAGCTGCTCACCAGAGCGCCAGCCAGCACAAGAGGCAGACTAAGGGTGATGTTGATGAGGTTGTTTTGTAGACCAAACACCTTGCCGCGCTGTGCTTCTGGCGTGTCTTCCTGGATGGTGGTCTGGGCTGGAATCGCTACAAGGGCTGCTCCCACGCCCAGCAAGCCGCATAGCAAAAGAGTTGGTCCCAGAGAACCAAGCACTCCCCCAAGCAGCACAAGGGTGCAGGCGATTGTGCCCAGGCCGGTTGCGCACAAGTTGCGGCGGTTGAAGCGGTGGCCGGTTTGGGCCATCACCACAGCCCCCAGGGCCATCCCAATCCCACTCATCGCCAAGATCATGCCGAAACCAGTTGGCCCCAAACCTTTGATCGAACCTGCCAAGGTGATCGCCAGCACGTACATGGCGGCTAGCAGGCTATAGATCACAACAAGGTGGAGCATGGCCCCTCGTACAGCAGCCTGTTGACGAAGCACCTGCAGACCATCGCCGATTTCCTGCCAGACACTTTCTCTAGAGCTTTCGCGGGGCTGCTCCTGCATCTGGATCGTGCTGAGGCTGATCGCTGCCATCCCGTAGCAGAACGGTAGGAGCAGAAATTCCCCTCCATTCAGTCCTAGGGAGAAGAAGGCTTGTTTGAGTAGACGCAGGATTGGATCTCCAAGGGCAAAGCCCACAATCGTGGCGCCCATGCTGGTTGCTTGATACAGGGAATTGGCAGCCAGGAGATGTTCCTTTGGCACCAGTTGAGGGATTGTTGCTTGCTCGGCTGGCGCGAAGAATTGGGTGAGAACTGACTCCAGAAAGGTCATCACCAGCAGTGCCCAGTACCCCCAGCTCAGACCCAGCCAATGCGGACCTGGCAAGAGACAAACTGGGGCCAAGAGCACCAGCAGAGCACGCAGCGCGTTGGAGGCCACCATCACGCGACGTTTCGGCCAGCGATCAGCCCAGACACCCGCCACGGTTCCCAGCAACATTGCTGGAATGGTGTTGGCGACATAAATGCCTGTAGCAAGCAGGGTGATCTTTTGGGCGCGGGTTTCGAAATCCATCCGAATCGCCGCCGCCACCTCTGCAAGCGCTTCATTGCTTTGAGGGGTACTGCTCACCCAGTACTGGGCAATCAGGTACACCATCAAAACGATGTAGAACTTGTCGGCCAGTTGGGAGAAGATCTGACCGATCCACAGCCGGCGAAAGCCATCCAGCTTGATCACCGCTGCCAATCCGCGGCGTCCTTCTGGATTCGAGCCGGTTGGGAGGGCCGGTTCGGGGCTGTTTAGAGTTGGACCGCTCAAGATGCTTGTGGTGCCGCGGTTATGTTCGCCCATCGCCTGAGCTGATGATGGCCTTGCGCAACATCCCTAGAGCTCGCATATGATGTGGCAGATGGGTGCGGGTCCAGCACTCCACTACCGCGAGCAAGCGCAGCCACACCTCTGGCGGACCCATCAGCTCTCCATCGCGTCGCATGGGCAGGTCAGGGCGAAGCAGCCGCTGCAATAGGGCTAGCTCTGAGGGATTCAGTTGCAGTGCTGCGCCGGGTAGGGCGCCGATTGCAAAACCCTCTTCTGGCATCAAACTGCAGCGCCATTCCCATTGGCCCAGGGGTGGCTCCAGCGCTGTGCCGTTGCGACAGCATTCCTGTACTGGTAGGCCATAGCCGCCTAGAGCAAGCAAATGCACGCACGCCTGCACGCTGCAGGCCAGGGTTGTGTTTGGCTGCGCTGGCTGGGCTTGGCTGAGGGCCTCGAGTCGTTCGAGATGCATCAGCAGTGTGTTGAGCAGTCCAGGTAGAGGATCGTTGCCTGCTACCAACATCAGGCTGAGTTCTGCAAGGGCCTGGGCAGCTGCCAGTGTCTCTAGCTGCTTCCCCACACTGTTAAAGCTGCGCAATACCTTGAGTTGCCGCACCCTTGCTAGACCTCGGCGTCCTGCGACTTGCAGCTCCAGCAAGCTGAGTGGCACTGCTGCCGCAAGGCTGCTGCGTGGTCGTCGCGCCCCAGGTACGGCAAGACGGGTCACTCCTTCTTGATCGCTGAGCAGAGTGAGAAGTCGATCATGTTCCCCGAGCGGTCCCACCTTCAAAGAGAGGCCGTTGAGGCGTCGTTCTCCACTCACGTTTGGCCACGGCGTAGTGCCTGCATGAGAGCTGGGCCTTGGCTGGTGCCAAGACGGGTTGCGCCTGCTTCCACCATGTCGAGGGCTTGATCGAGAGTGTGTAACCCCCCGGCTGCTTTGATTCCGCAACGGCCACGAGCCAGGTTTGTTAGCAGACGAATATCAGCTGCCGTTACTGCTGGGCCGAAACCATTCCCACTTTGCAGACCGCTGACGTCAGCATCGATGGCGGCGTCGACGGCCAAGTTCAGGCGATCCGCCGGCAGGCGGGCCATGTTGAGGATGACGTGGACAGGCAGCCCTAGTGCACAGATCTCGGCGAGTTCTTCGGCAAAGAGTTCTGCTCTTCCTTGGCTGAGGGTCCAGAAGTCTGGAACCACATCGAGCTCTTCAGCTCCATGATCGGCGGCCCATTCCGCTTCGGCTTGTTTGAGCGTGCTTGGTATGGCACCGAAGGGAAAAGCGATTACGGCAATCAGCCGCGTTGGACCTGGTGGACCGAGTCGTTCGCGCGCCGCCTGCAGGCGATTGAGGTTGGTGCATACACCTGCAAAGCCGAAGTGGCGTGCGGCATCACAGGTCTGCTGCAGGACGTCTTGATCAAGGTGAGGATCGAGCAGTGCCTGATTGATCAGTGGTGCTAGATCCGGTAATTCACGCTGCTGGGAGGGTCCAGGCATCAAGATTGCCCACGCTTAATCGCGAGCCTGTATAACCCCGTAGCCGCCATGGTTACGTCGGTAGATCACCTGCAATTGGCCACTTTCTTGTTCGCGGAAAAGGTAGAAGTCGTGGTCGATCAGGTCTAGTTGATACCGGGCTTGTTCGACGCTCATTGGCGGCATGGCGAAGTATTTGCGCCTAACGCCTGGGCTGGGGAGGTGGGCCTCCTTGCCATCGAGTAGTGAACCGTCGATCGGGGCTTCATCGATCACCGCTTCAGTGGTTGGCGTTGACGAGGCTCGATGCCCGGGGCTGTGGTGGTGATCGCTGTGGCGTTCCTTGTAGCGGCGTAGTTGACGGCAGAGTTTGCTGGCTACCAGATCAATGCTGGCGTAAAGGTTTTCACTGCGTTCTTGAGCGCGGATCACCGTGCCGTTAGCAAAAACGGTGACCTCGGCAGTTTGTTGAGGCACGCTCGGGTTTCGGGCGACTGAAAGGTGCACATCAGCTTCCTTCACCATGTCTTCGAAATGTTGAATCGCCCGTTCCAGTTTCGATTGTGTGTATTCGCGTAGGGCAGGCGTTAGTTCAAGATTGCGACCATGGATCAGCAGCTTCATGGCATCCCTCCGGTGCCGATTGATATCGGCAAGTTAGGTACTACCTCTACATCGGCACAATCCCAATCGACTTTTCTGTTTGAGTGCAGTGAGCCAGTGCCCTTCGAGATGGCTTGGCTTTGGCAGCA from Prochlorococcus marinus str. MIT 9313 includes these protein-coding regions:
- the proC gene encoding pyrroline-5-carboxylate reductase, which codes for MPCSLGVIGLGRMAQALVLPLLKQGELAPQQLVAVVGCGASVERLADQLPIGLRLKAADDPTAAEAWMAPIQLLAVKPQQLDQIAASAARLKKTADGPHLLISVLAGVSLARLQQAFPAHACVRAVPNTPALVGAGLTGLSWGEGVTPEQRLAVERLFLPVSEVLELPESQLDAFLALTSSGPAYVALVAEAMADGAVAAGLPRSLAHHLAHRTLAGTAALLKQQKLHPAELKDMVTSPGGTTIAALRKLERAGVRSALIEAVVAAAQRSRELA
- a CDS encoding glycosyltransferase family 4 protein, with the protein product MAHIAWLGKKTPFCGNVTYGLNTTEALRQRGHQTSFIHFDTPGGLSNGESALLANDPEVSLPYLVKSQVYTIPFPGAQRELRESLERLQPDLVHASLTLSPLDFRLPELCEQIGVPLVATFHPPFDSGMRHLTAGTQQLTYQLYAPALARYDKVIVFSELQAEVLTKLGVQEQRLAVIPNGVDPECWAPTSPQCSNPMQQEVLGRVGNERIFLYMGRIAAEKNVEALLRAWRLVETKGCRLVIVGDGPLRSTLQNNSTPTKENDVLWWGYESDLNTKVALLQCAEVFMLPSLVEGLSLALLEAMATGTACVATDAGADGEVLDGGAGIVLSTQGVTSQLRTLLPVLRDQPVLTAELGRRARMRVLERYTITRNIDDLETLYRGLLGATKMAA
- a CDS encoding MFS transporter, with product MGEHNRGTTSILSGPTLNSPEPALPTGSNPEGRRGLAAVIKLDGFRRLWIGQIFSQLADKFYIVLMVYLIAQYWVSSTPQSNEALAEVAAAIRMDFETRAQKITLLATGIYVANTIPAMLLGTVAGVWADRWPKRRVMVASNALRALLVLLAPVCLLPGPHWLGLSWGYWALLVMTFLESVLTQFFAPAEQATIPQLVPKEHLLAANSLYQATSMGATIVGFALGDPILRLLKQAFFSLGLNGGEFLLLPFCYGMAAISLSTIQMQEQPRESSRESVWQEIGDGLQVLRQQAAVRGAMLHLVVIYSLLAAMYVLAITLAGSIKGLGPTGFGMILAMSGIGMALGAVVMAQTGHRFNRRNLCATGLGTIACTLVLLGGVLGSLGPTLLLCGLLGVGAALVAIPAQTTIQEDTPEAQRGKVFGLQNNLINITLSLPLVLAGALVSSYGLVPVLWLLAALALVAALLERPWQRC
- the recO gene encoding DNA repair protein RecO, producing the protein MSGERRLNGLSLKVGPLGEHDRLLTLLSDQEGVTRLAVPGARRPRSSLAAAVPLSLLELQVAGRRGLARVRQLKVLRSFNSVGKQLETLAAAQALAELSLMLVAGNDPLPGLLNTLLMHLERLEALSQAQPAQPNTTLACSVQACVHLLALGGYGLPVQECCRNGTALEPPLGQWEWRCSLMPEEGFAIGALPGAALQLNPSELALLQRLLRPDLPMRRDGELMGPPEVWLRLLAVVECWTRTHLPHHMRALGMLRKAIISSGDGRT
- the deoC gene encoding deoxyribose-phosphate aldolase → MPGPSQQRELPDLAPLINQALLDPHLDQDVLQQTCDAARHFGFAGVCTNLNRLQAARERLGPPGPTRLIAVIAFPFGAIPSTLKQAEAEWAADHGAEELDVVPDFWTLSQGRAELFAEELAEICALGLPVHVILNMARLPADRLNLAVDAAIDADVSGLQSGNGFGPAVTAADIRLLTNLARGRCGIKAAGGLHTLDQALDMVEAGATRLGTSQGPALMQALRRGQT
- the hpf gene encoding ribosome hibernation-promoting factor, HPF/YfiA family, whose amino-acid sequence is MKLLIHGRNLELTPALREYTQSKLERAIQHFEDMVKEADVHLSVARNPSVPQQTAEVTVFANGTVIRAQERSENLYASIDLVASKLCRQLRRYKERHSDHHHSPGHRASSTPTTEAVIDEAPIDGSLLDGKEAHLPSPGVRRKYFAMPPMSVEQARYQLDLIDHDFYLFREQESGQLQVIYRRNHGGYGVIQARD